The Pseudomonas cavernicola DNA segment CACCCTGGAGGCGCTGTACGACATCATCTCCGGCCGCTACATAGTGAACGGCATGCGCAACGAGGAGAAGCGCGGCAGCGAATTCGGCTTCAAGGCCACCGGCGCCGATTACACCCCGGCCGCCCTGCGGGCCACCGGCGTTCGCTAAACCAACCAAAGCGCGGCCTGGTGCCGCGTTCCAACACTCACAACGCCTCCGCTTGCGGGGGCGTTGTAGCATCTGCGCTGCGCATAGCATTATGGCGCTGTATCAACCTCAACCATCCTGCTTCCCCCTTAAGGGTGATGGGGCTAGGGTGGAATTCTCCGGTTCATCCATAACGACAATTCGCGAGAACCGCCCATGCCACGCCCCCGCTCCGGTTTAGCCCTACCCGTTGCGCCGCTTGCCAATGTGCCGCGCCTCCCGCCCATGCACCTGCCACGCCCGCGTCTGGTCGAACTGCTGCACGCCGAGGAAGAACGCCTGCGCCTGCTGGTCGCCCCTGCTGGCTTCGGTAAGAGCGTGTTGCTCAGTGAGTACCTGCGCCGGCTGCCAGCGCAGAGCCGGGTCATCTGGCTAAGCCTGGCCGGCCAACCGCTGAGTGCCGAGCAGTTGCTCAGCCAGGTCGCGACCGCTCTCGACAGCAACCTGCCGGCCACCGCCGCTACGACCTCGCTGCTGCAATTGCTCAGCAGGCAGGACCAGCCCTTATGGCTGGTATTGGACGACTACCCGAGCAACCCGCCCCCCGAACTGGACGCCTGCATCGATCAGTTGCTGGCCCGGCCACAACTCAACCTTTATCTGCTGGTCAGTGCCCGGCAACGCCCGGAGTGGAACCTCCCGCGCCTGCTGCTCGCCGGCGAACTGCGGGAGCTGGAAGCCAATCAACTGGCCTTCACCCGCAGCGAACAGGAGGCGCTGATCCACCTGCTCGCCCCACAAAGCGACCAGGCCATGCGTGCCGAACTGTGGCAGGAAACCGAAGGCTGGTGCGCCGGCACGCGCTTGCAACTGTCGAGCAAAGCCATGCAGCAGAGCGGCCCGACCAAGGCCAGCGGGCAGAACATCAACCACTGCTGGCTAAAGGAATACCTCGACCACGAGTTGCTCAACCGCCTCGATGCGGAAGAAACCCGCTGCCTGCTCGCCCTGGTGCACTTGCCGAAGATTTCCGCCGAGCTCTGCCAGCACCTCTGGGAAGAAAGCGACGGCGCTCAGCTGTTTCAACGGCTGCTGCAACGCCAGGCGTTCTTCATGCCGCTGGATGAGGACGGCATCTGGTATCGCGTGCTGCCGGTGGTCGCCCGCGTACTGCGCAACCGCCTCAGCGCCGCCGCCGCGACCCAGCTGCACCTGCGCGCGTGCCGCATGTTCATTGCCGCCGGGCAGGTCGAGGACGCCATTGAACAGGCGCTCTGCGCCGGCCAGCCGGAAGTCGCCGCCAACTACCTGGAACGCCTCGGCCAGGAATGGCTGACCGGCGAGCAGCACCTTGCTCACCTGCTCGCCTGGCGCGAGCGACTGCCTGCTGTGCTGCTGGAAAGCACGCCGCGTCTGCTGACCTTGAGCGCCTGGGCCTTGCTGCTGAGTTGGCGCCTGGATCAGGCCGAAGCCTGCATCGACAAGCTCGCGCGCTTCCAGCCACAGCCGACTGCGCACCGTGGGCTGCGGCTGACCGCCAACTGGCAGGCGCTGCGCGGAGTGTTGGCCGCCTTACGCTGTAACAACGGCGCCGATGACGCCCGGCGCCATTGTCAGCAGGCTTTGGAGCACCTGCCAGAAGCTGACTGGATGCCCAAGCTGCTGTGCTATTCGACCTTGGCCCGGGTGGCCATGGCTACCCACAATCCACAGGCGGCACCGGCTTACCTGCGTTCGGCCCTGGAATTGGCGCGACGCCGGGGCAGCCTGCTGTTCGAAGCACTGATCAACCTCGACCGGATTCGCCTGCTGCTGATGCGTGGTGAGCTGCCACGGGCGCAGAGCCTGATCGAACAAAGCTTCGCCCTGATCGGTTCGCGCAAAACGATCGACAGCCTGCTGCTCGGCCGTCTGCATCTGCTGCAAGCCGAACTGCATCTGCTGCACGGTGAGCACACGCAAGCCGAGCAGTCCTTACAGGTCGGCGTGGCGCAGGCGCAGGAATGCGCCGACCCTTTCATACTGCACGGTTATCTCGGGCTAGCCGAGCTGAGTTCGCGCCAAGGTCAGTTCGACCAAGCCTTCCTGTACCTGCGCGAGGCCGAGCGACAAATGCAGTGCGGCCAGGTCTGGCGCCTCTGCTATCGCGGCGTGCAACTGCTGCAAAGCATGCGCGTACTCGGCCGCCAGGGCCGTTGGGAGCGCATCACGCCTATCGCCGAACGCATTCAGCACTTCTTCAAGCTTGAACCGGCGTGGATGGCACCGCTCGACTACCCCACGCTGTCGCTGCGCAATCGCTTACTGCAAGCCCGCGCGCTGCAAGCCACCGGGCATTCGGAGCAGGCCGAGAGCCTGTTGCAGGCGCTACTCGAACAATGCGAAACGCTGCAATGCAAACCTATAGCCTGTGAGGTTCAACTGGCGCTGG contains these protein-coding regions:
- a CDS encoding LuxR C-terminal-related transcriptional regulator, coding for MPRPRSGLALPVAPLANVPRLPPMHLPRPRLVELLHAEEERLRLLVAPAGFGKSVLLSEYLRRLPAQSRVIWLSLAGQPLSAEQLLSQVATALDSNLPATAATTSLLQLLSRQDQPLWLVLDDYPSNPPPELDACIDQLLARPQLNLYLLVSARQRPEWNLPRLLLAGELRELEANQLAFTRSEQEALIHLLAPQSDQAMRAELWQETEGWCAGTRLQLSSKAMQQSGPTKASGQNINHCWLKEYLDHELLNRLDAEETRCLLALVHLPKISAELCQHLWEESDGAQLFQRLLQRQAFFMPLDEDGIWYRVLPVVARVLRNRLSAAAATQLHLRACRMFIAAGQVEDAIEQALCAGQPEVAANYLERLGQEWLTGEQHLAHLLAWRERLPAVLLESTPRLLTLSAWALLLSWRLDQAEACIDKLARFQPQPTAHRGLRLTANWQALRGVLAALRCNNGADDARRHCQQALEHLPEADWMPKLLCYSTLARVAMATHNPQAAPAYLRSALELARRRGSLLFEALINLDRIRLLLMRGELPRAQSLIEQSFALIGSRKTIDSLLLGRLHLLQAELHLLHGEHTQAEQSLQVGVAQAQECADPFILHGYLGLAELSSRQGQFDQAFLYLREAERQMQCGQVWRLCYRGVQLLQSMRVLGRQGRWERITPIAERIQHFFKLEPAWMAPLDYPTLSLRNRLLQARALQATGHSEQAESLLQALLEQCETLQCKPIACEVQLALAEARHSLGHADAASLEHAARQQAKSLGLHGMLQNWPDHETSTVNAASAKTGDPGNYSAAENNALLSQRERAVLQLLAEGFSNQEIGTYLFISVNTVKTHTKKINSKLGVKRRTQALMRAKSLGLLV